The DNA sequence AAAAGCCTAGAGAAATAATCTTTAGGCTTTTTTAGATTGGAGAATAGATTTGAAAGATAACTAAATACTAATAATATCTATAAAGAAAGTAAGTGACAAATATGAGACAATTTGTTGGGAAGCTTGCGTTTTGTTTAGTTTTTATTTTTTTAATGATATTAGCTATTTTAGAACATGAAGCGATTCAACCGGTTATGAGTCAGGCTGTTTCAGAATTTCCTTCAATCCAGTATATTTCTCAAAAAGAGGCTGAACAGTTAATTACTAAGACAAAAGGGATTGTCATTATTGATGTTAGAAATAATACGGAATACATTCAATCTCATTTAGAAAATGCAGTTAATATTCCAATGCGAGAACTTAATGAGCACCTTCCTGAATTGGAAAAGTATAAAGATAAACCTATTGTTATTTATTGTGATAAAGGTTATCGTAGTAAAACTGTAGCCATTCAATTAGAAGCTTTAGGCTTTAAAAGGTTATATGTTATAGAGGATGGTATTGGATAAAAGTATCTCTTTGTTTAAAGAAGGGATTGAAGAGGTAATTCTTATCGAATTTAAAAGACTAA is a window from the Turicibacter bilis genome containing:
- a CDS encoding rhodanese-like domain-containing protein; its protein translation is MRQFVGKLAFCLVFIFLMILAILEHEAIQPVMSQAVSEFPSIQYISQKEAEQLITKTKGIVIIDVRNNTEYIQSHLENAVNIPMRELNEHLPELEKYKDKPIVIYCDKGYRSKTVAIQLEALGFKRLYVIEDGIG